From the Actinomadura luzonensis genome, the window GTCGGCGGCCCGGCGCCAGGCGCGCCGCCACGCGGCGTGGTCGTAGTCGCGCACCCAGGGGCGGCCCGCGGTGAGGTCGATGAAGGAGCCCGCGGGCTCGGGCGGCGCGGGCTCGTACGGGGCCTCCCGCGGCGGCGTCACGGCCTCCATGTCGGCCACGAACGTGCCGGAGCCGTGCCGCCCGTCCAGCCACCCCTCGGCGTAGAGCTGCTGGTACGCCTCGGTGACGACGGTCCTGCTCACCTTGAGCTGGGCGGCCAGGGCCCGGCTGGACGGCAGCCGCTCGCCGGGCGCGAGCGCGCCGCCCAGCATGGCCTGCCGCAGCCAGCCGGCGAGCTGGGCGGTGAGCGGTTCGGCGGCCTCCCGCGAGAGGGAGACCGGCAGGTCGATGGAGCTACGCACGCAAGTGGTCCCTTGGAAGGGGTGGATAGTGGCCATCCAGGTTAGGTCCACTTCGCCCGTACGGTCGAATCATGCTCTCCGCCACTCCCCGCACCACGCTCGGGCGCTCCAAGGAGCGCGGCAGCACCGACAGGGACGACCTGTACGAGGTGCTCGACACCGGCCTGATCTGTCACCTGGGCGTCGTCGTGGACGGCTGCCCGATGGTCGTGCCCACCGGCTACGGCCGCCTGGGCGAGACCCTCTACCTGCACGGCTCCACCGGCGCCCGGTCGCTGCGCGCGGCCGGCGGGGGCGAGGTGTGCGTCACGGTCACGCACCTGGACGGCGTCGTGCTGGCCCGCTCGATCTTCCACCACTCGGTCAACTACCGCTCCGCGATCGTGTACGGCCGCGCCCGGCTCGTCACGGACGACGACGAGCGCCTGGCCGGCCTGCGGGCCCTGTCCGAGCGGCTGGCCCCCGGCCAGTGGGACTACGTGCGGCGGCCGAACCGCAAGGAGCTGGCCGCCACGGCCGTGCTGGCGCTGTCGCTGGAGGAGGCGTCGGTCAAGCTGCGCCGCGGCGGGCCGGTGGACGAGGAGGAGGACTACGGCCTGCCGGTCTGGGCGGGCGTGCTGCCGCTGGTCACCGCGTGGGGGACGCCCGAACCCGATCCGCTGCTCCCAGAAGGTATCGATCCGCCGGTTCACATCCTCCATCGGGAGTAGTTCCATAAATCAGGTGCCCCCCTGGCAAACCCGCGTCCTTGATCGCACGTCTCATCAGGTGGGCCGGACCCTGATGGGAGATGGCATATGGAGTGGACCGCTCCCGGCTACACGCAGATCAAGCAGCTCGGCGCGGGCGCCGGCGGGCGCGTCGTGCTCGCCGTGCACGACGAGACCGGGGTCAAGGTCGCGATCAAGTACCTCGCCCCCCGGCTGCTGGGCGACCCGGCGGCGGTGGCCAGGTTCCAGTCGGAGGCCCGGCTGCTGACCACGCTGCGCCACCCCCACATCGCCACGATGTGGGAGTACATCCAGGACGGCGGCGGCGCGGCCATCGTCATGGAGCTGGTCAACGGCGTGCCGCTGCGCGCCCTGCTGCGCGAGCACGGCGCGACCGAGCCGGAGGCGGCGCTGGCCGTGCTCAAGGGCTCCCTGCTCGGCCTGGCCAAGGCGCACGCCATGGGCGTCGTGCACCGCGACTACAAGCCCGAGAACGTGCTCGTCAGGGACGACGGGGTCAGCAAGCTCGTCGACTTCGGCATCGCGGTGCGGCACGGCGCGGCCGGCACGCCGGAGGGCACGCCGCCGTACATGGCGCCGGAGCTGTGGGAGGGGCGGCCCGCCTCGCCCTCGACCGACGTCTACGCCGCCACCGCCGTCTTCTTCGAGTGCCTGACCGGGCACCGGCCCTACCGCTCGACCGAGCTCAGCGTGCTCGGCTACCAGCACGTGCACGCGCCGGTGCCCTTCCACGACGCGCCCGCGCCGGTGCGCGAGCTGGTCAGGCGCGGCATGGCCAAGGACCCGGCGCAGCGGCCGGCGGGCGCGGAGGCGTTCGTGGCCGAGCTGGAGGCGACGGCCGCGGCGGCGTACGGGGAGGACTGGGAGGAGCGCGGCCGGCGGCGGCTGGCCGCCCTGGTGGGTCTGCTGGCGTTGCTGCTGCCGCAGCCGACGGGCGCCGCGCCGGAGGTGTCCACGTCGTTCGCGCGGACCGTCTTCCGTGAGTTCCGCTCGCGCATGAGCTCGACCGCCGCCCGGGTGGCGATGGGCGGCGGGCTGGCCGCGGCCGTCGCGGTGACGTCGGTGGTGCTGCTGGCCGGTCGCGAACGGCCGCCGTCCGCCGGTCGGCGCGGCCGCGGTCGTGCCGCCCACCAGCCTCACCCCGGAGGCCGCCGCCGCGCCGCCGACGGCCTCGCCCACGCCGCCCGGGGAGACGCCCTCGGGGACGCCTGCGGAGACGCCGGAGTCGACTCCCGCGCCGCCGCCGGCCGTGGCGAGCCCGCCGGGCACGCCCGAGGCCGTCGTGCCCGTGGACGACACCTCCGGGCCGCCGCGCACCTCGTCGCCGCCGACCGCCCCGCCGACCGCCCCGCCAACCACCGCCCCGCCGACCGCCCTCCCGCCGACGGCCCCTCCGCCGTCGCGGAGGCCCACGACGCGGCCCCCGACCCGGGTCCCCACGCGCACCCCGACACGGACGCCCGTACGGACGCCGACACCCACTCCGACTCCGACTCCGACGCCCACCCCGACCCCCACGCCGACCCCCACGCCGACGCCGACGCCCACCGTGACCGTGCCGCGGCCGCCCGCCGTGCTGGCACTGAACCTCGGCGGCCTCGCCGTGGACGCCGACGGCGTGGCCGGCGCGACGCTCACCGTCCGGGCGAACGGCCCCGGCCCCGTCGCCGTCACCG encodes:
- a CDS encoding pyridoxamine 5'-phosphate oxidase family protein, whose amino-acid sequence is MLSATPRTTLGRSKERGSTDRDDLYEVLDTGLICHLGVVVDGCPMVVPTGYGRLGETLYLHGSTGARSLRAAGGGEVCVTVTHLDGVVLARSIFHHSVNYRSAIVYGRARLVTDDDERLAGLRALSERLAPGQWDYVRRPNRKELAATAVLALSLEEASVKLRRGGPVDEEEDYGLPVWAGVLPLVTAWGTPEPDPLLPEGIDPPVHILHRE